From the genome of Nicotiana sylvestris chromosome 2, ASM39365v2, whole genome shotgun sequence, one region includes:
- the LOC104226600 gene encoding vacuolar cation/proton exchanger 3-like isoform X1: protein MGSLSDLENGEINKKEQEFIKKNAQNLSNSMMRKKSDPELVSKIRFKKLREILGNLQEVILGTKLCLLFPVIPLAMLAQYYHFARPWIFAFSLLGLAPLAERVSFLTEQIAYFTGPTVGGLLNATCGNATEMIIALLALYQRKIHVLKYSLLGSILSNLLLVLGSSLLCGGLTNLKKEQRFDRGQADVNSVLLLLGLLCHMLPLMYRLSVEPALINNNVTTSILGLSRVSSICMLVAYAAYLFFQLRTHRQMFESSEEEEEDKVAGDEAVIGFWSSFAWLIGMTITIAILSEYVVGTIEDASDSWGISVSFISLILLPIVGNAAEHAGSIIFALKNKLDISLGVALGSASQISMFVVPLCVIVGWIIGVDMDLDFSLLETGSLAFSILLIAFTLQDGTSHYMKGVVLCLAYCAIAACFFFHKLPINNHIGNNSSGSSAA, encoded by the exons aTGGGTTCTCTAAGTGATTTGGAGAATGGAGAAATTAATAAAAAAGAGCAAGAATTCATCAAAAAGAATGCACAAAATTTGTCAAATTCAATGATGAGGAAAAAATCGGATCCAGAACTTGTATCAAAAATTCGTTTTAAGAAGCTCAGAGAAATCTTGGGTAATCTTCAAGAGGTTATATTAGGAACAAAGCTTTGTTTGCTCTTTCCAGTTATCCCTTTGGCAATGCTAGCTCAATACTATCATTTTGCAAGA CCCTGGATTTTTGCGTTTAGTTTACTTGGACTTGCACCGCTTGCTGAACGTGTCAGCTTCTTGACTGA ACAAATTGCTTACTTCACTGGTCCAACAG TTGGGGGTCTATTAAATGCAACATGTGGAAATGCAACAGAGATGATAATAGCATTACTTGCTCTTTACCAAAGGAAAATACATGTTCTAAAGTATTCTCTATTGGGATCTATTCTTTCCAATCTTCTTCTTGTTCTTGGAAGCTCTCTTCTTTGTGGAGGATTGACCAACCTTAAAAAGGAACAAAGATTTGACAGG GGACAAGCTGATGTAAACTCAGTTCTCCTTTTACTGGGATTGCTTTGCCACATGTTGCCACTGATGTATAGATTGTCTGTGGAGCCAGCACTAATTAACAATAATGTAACAACTTCAATATTGGGGTTGTCTAGAGTTAGCAGCATTTGTATGCTTGTAGCATATGCAGCTTATCTCTTCTTTCAACTGCGAACACACAGACAAATGTTTGAATCGTCCGAGGAG gaggaagaagataaagttgCGGGAGATGAGGCGGTGATTGGTTTTTGGAGTTCATTTGCTTGGTTGATTGGCATGACAATTACTATTGCTATATTATCAGAGTACGTCGTGGGTACAATTGAG GATGCATCAGATTCTTGGGGCATTTCAGTGAGTTTCATAAGTTTAATATTGTTGCCAATAGTTGGAAATGCAGCAGAACATGCTGGATCCAtcatatttgctttaaaaaacaAGTTG GATATATCTCTAGGTGTTGCCTTGGGATCAGCTTCTCAGATTTCCATGTTTGTG gtacctttATGTGTCATTGTGGGATGGATAATTGGTGTGGATATGGATTTGGACTTCAGCCTGCTTGAAACTGGTTCCCTTGCTTTCTCAATTCTTCTCATTGCCTTCACCTTGCAG GATGGAACCTCACATTACATGAAAGGAGTGGTTCTATGTCTTGCCTATTGTGCCATTGCTGCCTGTTTCTTTTTCCATAAGCTTCCCATCA ATAATCATATAGGGAACAATTCATCTGGGAGCTCGGCCGCTTAA
- the LOC104226600 gene encoding vacuolar cation/proton exchanger 3-like isoform X2, translated as MGSLSDLENGEINKKEQEFIKKNAQNLSNSMMRKKSDPELVSKIRFKKLREILGNLQEVILGTKLCLLFPVIPLAMLAQYYHFARPWIFAFSLLGLAPLAERVSFLTEQIAYFTGPTVGGLLNATCGNATEMIIALLALYQRKIHVLKYSLLGSILSNLLLVLGSSLLCGGLTNLKKEQRFDRGQADVNSVLLLLGLLCHMLPLMYRLSVEPALINNNVTTSILGLSRVSSICMLVAYAAYLFFQLRTHRQMFESSEEEEEDKVAGDEAVIGFWSSFAWLIGMTITIAILSEYVVGTIEDASDSWGISVSFISLILLPIVGNAAEHAGSIIFALKNKLDISLGVALGSASQISMFVVPLCVIVGWIIGVDMDLDFSLLETGSLAFSILLIAFTLQDGTSHYMKGVVLCLAYCAIAACFFFHKLPIRNNSSGSSAA; from the exons aTGGGTTCTCTAAGTGATTTGGAGAATGGAGAAATTAATAAAAAAGAGCAAGAATTCATCAAAAAGAATGCACAAAATTTGTCAAATTCAATGATGAGGAAAAAATCGGATCCAGAACTTGTATCAAAAATTCGTTTTAAGAAGCTCAGAGAAATCTTGGGTAATCTTCAAGAGGTTATATTAGGAACAAAGCTTTGTTTGCTCTTTCCAGTTATCCCTTTGGCAATGCTAGCTCAATACTATCATTTTGCAAGA CCCTGGATTTTTGCGTTTAGTTTACTTGGACTTGCACCGCTTGCTGAACGTGTCAGCTTCTTGACTGA ACAAATTGCTTACTTCACTGGTCCAACAG TTGGGGGTCTATTAAATGCAACATGTGGAAATGCAACAGAGATGATAATAGCATTACTTGCTCTTTACCAAAGGAAAATACATGTTCTAAAGTATTCTCTATTGGGATCTATTCTTTCCAATCTTCTTCTTGTTCTTGGAAGCTCTCTTCTTTGTGGAGGATTGACCAACCTTAAAAAGGAACAAAGATTTGACAGG GGACAAGCTGATGTAAACTCAGTTCTCCTTTTACTGGGATTGCTTTGCCACATGTTGCCACTGATGTATAGATTGTCTGTGGAGCCAGCACTAATTAACAATAATGTAACAACTTCAATATTGGGGTTGTCTAGAGTTAGCAGCATTTGTATGCTTGTAGCATATGCAGCTTATCTCTTCTTTCAACTGCGAACACACAGACAAATGTTTGAATCGTCCGAGGAG gaggaagaagataaagttgCGGGAGATGAGGCGGTGATTGGTTTTTGGAGTTCATTTGCTTGGTTGATTGGCATGACAATTACTATTGCTATATTATCAGAGTACGTCGTGGGTACAATTGAG GATGCATCAGATTCTTGGGGCATTTCAGTGAGTTTCATAAGTTTAATATTGTTGCCAATAGTTGGAAATGCAGCAGAACATGCTGGATCCAtcatatttgctttaaaaaacaAGTTG GATATATCTCTAGGTGTTGCCTTGGGATCAGCTTCTCAGATTTCCATGTTTGTG gtacctttATGTGTCATTGTGGGATGGATAATTGGTGTGGATATGGATTTGGACTTCAGCCTGCTTGAAACTGGTTCCCTTGCTTTCTCAATTCTTCTCATTGCCTTCACCTTGCAG GATGGAACCTCACATTACATGAAAGGAGTGGTTCTATGTCTTGCCTATTGTGCCATTGCTGCCTGTTTCTTTTTCCATAAGCTTCCCATCA GGAACAATTCATCTGGGAGCTCGGCCGCTTAA
- the LOC138886206 gene encoding secreted RxLR effector protein 161-like, whose amino-acid sequence MERISLNAEEDQDGETLLGPDKVIDMTNGKADMMSQVKELSEDNTVSSSMEPSTSITTTEAEERVVDVVQKAFIGSLLYLTASRPDIVFSVGLYTRFQSNPKESHLKAAKKILRYLKGTPNLVLYYPSGDSFNLIGYADADYAGYLVDRENTSGMAHFLSSCLISWGTRKQNSVALSKAKAEYVAATSCYTQLLWIKQQPEDFGLLT is encoded by the exons atggaaaggatcagcttg AATgctgaagaagatcaagatggagaaacCTTACTAGGCCCTGATAaagtcattgacatgacaaatggaaaggcagatatgatgagtcaagttAAAGAGTTGAGTGAAGACAATACTGTCTCATCTTCAATGGAACCAAGtacttcaattacaaccactgaagctgaagaaagagtagTTGATGTAGTTCAGA aggcatttattgggtctcttctctatcttACTGCCAGTAGACCTGATATTGTCTTCAGTGTGGGGCTATATACAagatttcaatcaaatcccaaggaatctcatttgaaggcAGCCAAAAAAATTCTGAGATATCTTAAAGGAACACCGAACTTGGTCCTTTATTATCCCTCAGGTGACAGCTTTAATCTCATTGGATATGCTGATGcagactatgcaggttatcttgtggacagggaaaacacttctggaatggctcacttcttaagttcatgtctcatctcttggggcacaaggaagcaaaactcagtggctctttcaaaAGCTAAAGCAGAATATGTAGCCGCGACATCCTGCTATACACAACTTTTATGGATCAAGCAGCAACCGGAGGACTTTGGGTTACTCACTTag